The DNA sequence ATCACAATATTCAAATATGACTTTGTGTTTTAGTGTAGCGCTGCTATGGGTACTCTTTGTTGGGGAGCTTCAAGCAAGTATGAAATGTAAGATTATAGCACAGTCTCATTGAAAAGCTACAATTAGTAAGGGTGACCGTTATTCACCGTAAAGTTTCATCTGTTTTCAGCTTCCTATCCTGTCCTTGGAACTCATGATGGCCGTAAACCTGACCAGGTCTCAGGTGACCAGCTCCATCCTCAACTGCCACACTTATTTCACTGGCTCCATCCTGTGCTCCAGGCTCAGGTCCAGCCTCTGGCCCAGGCCAAAACACAGTCCCAGTCCGAGCCTCAGAGCTCTCTGGCTCCTAGCTCCCAGCCCCAGTCTCGCAGCTACCTGCCCCAGCCACTGCCACAAGCTCGTGGCTATCAACCGCAGGTCCAACCCCTCCCGCAGCCTTTGCTGCAGCCTGGTAGCTATCAAGACCAAACCCAGGTCCAGCCTCAGACTCGCAGCTATCACACTCAGGCCAAAGCTCAGCCACGGACTCATACCTCCTGGGCTCAACCCCGGTCACAGACTCCCAGGTATCAGGTCCAGCCACCTCTTCGCAGCTATCAGGCACAGGCCCATCCCTATGCCTATACCCAGACCCAACTTCGCAGCTTTCAGGGCAATTCCCCGACCCAGCCACAGCCCCAACCTCGCAGCTATAAGGCACAGGCCCACCCCCAGACTCAGCCCCAGCCTCGCGGCTTTCAGAGCCACCCCCAGACTCAGCCCCAGCCTCGCGGCTTTCAGAGCCACCCCCAGACTCAGCCCCAGCCTCGCGGCTTTCAGAGCCACCCCCAGACTCAGCCCCAGCCTCGCGGCTTTCAGAGCCACCCCCAGACTCAAATCCAACCTCAACCTCGCAGCTATAAGGCACAGGTCCATCCCCAGACCCAGCCGCAGACTCATCTCCTGACTCAGCCTCAGCCTCGCAGCTTTCAGAACCAGGTCCATCCCCAGACTCAACCTCACAGCTATAAGGCGCAGGGCCACCCCCAGGCTCAGCCTCAGCCTCGCGGCATTCAGGGCCACCCCCAGGCTCAGCCTCAGCCTCGCAGCATTCAGGGCCACCCCCATCCCCAGCTACAGCTTCAGCCTCAGCCTCGCGGCATTCAGGGCCACCCCCAGGCTCAGCCTCAGCCTCGCGGCTTTCAGGGCCACCCCCAggctcagcttcagccccaGCCTCATGGCTATCAGGCCCAGGTCCATCCCCAGCCCCAGCCTCGCAGCTTTCAGGGCCACCCCCAGACTCAGCCCCAGCCTCGCGGCTTTCAGACCCAGGTCCATCCCCAGACTCAACCTCGCAGCTATAAGGCGCAGGGCCACCCCCAGCCCCAGCTTCAGCCCCAGCCTCGTGGCTTTCAGGGCCACCCCCATCCCCAGCCCCAGCCTCGTGGCTTTCAGGGCCACCCCCATCCCCAGCCCCAGCCTCGCGGCTTTCAGGGCCAGCCCCAGCTTCAGCCCCAGCCTCGCAGCTTTCAGGGCCACCCCCAggctcagcttcagccccaGCCTCACGGCTATCAGGCCCAGGTCCATCCTCAGCCCCAGCCTCGCAGCTTTCAGGGCCACCCCCAGCCTCAGCCCCAGCCTCGCAGCTATAAGGCGCAGGGCCACCCCCAggctcagcttcagccccaGCCTCGCGGCTTTCAGGGCCACCCCCAGCCCCAGCTTCAGCCCCAGCCCCAGCCTCGCGGCTTTCAGGGCCAGCCCCAGCTTCAGCCCCAGCCCCAGCCTCAGCCTCGCGGCTTTCAGGGCCACCCCCATCCTCAGCTCCAGCCCCAGCCTCGCGGCTTTCAGGGCCACCCCCATCCCCAGCTCCAGCCTCGCAGCTTTCAGGCCAGGGCCACCCCCATCCCCAGCTCCAGCCTCGCAGCTTTCAGGCCCAGGGCCACCCCCATCCCCAGCTCCAGCCTCGCAGCTTTCAGGCCCAGGGCCACCCCCAGGCTCAGCTTCAGCCTCGCGGCTTTCAGGCCCAGGGCCACCCCCAGGCTCAGCTTCAGCCTCGCGGCTTTCAGGCCCAGGTCCATCCCCAGCCCCAGCCTCGCGGCTTACAGGGCCAGTCGCAGCTCCAGCCTCGCAGCTTTGAGCCTGAGCAACTATCAGAGACTCTCAGTTCTTGGGCCCAGCCTCAAGACCAGCCACAGCCTCGCAGGTACCATCAAACACAGGCCAAGACACAACCTCGTAGTTATCAGGCCTATCCCCAGTCTCAGGCCAAGCTACAGCATGATGACTATCAGGTTCAACTCCCAGCACAGGTACGCAGCTATCAAGCCCATCCCCGGATGATGCGTTACCAGCACAGGCCTTGTCTTCAGCCTTGGGGCAGGGTAACTGCCACAAACCATCAGCTTCTGCAAGGGGATTAACTCAGGAGGAATACTCGAAGACTGGTTAGTGTCTACTttatacccccccccctttttttttttttcctctagaaCTTGCATAAAGTCAATATCACTAATCATCTTTCTCATTCTAGACCCAACGTATCAGATGATGTATCTTCAACTTCTTGGATACAATTAAACTGATctttggaaaaaagaaatctgtctAGATGAGTCTGTGTGGGCTGACTTATACTTTAGTCTTGGAGTTGTGACTAAGTTGTGCAGGTGGTGCTGGAGTTTAAAATGATTAGGGGCAAACTGATGCATTTGTGTGCAGCATCTATAGCAAACTAGATCTGCTCAGAAAGGATGAATGATGATCAGCTGGGACATGCTTTTTACTCCAGGAAGGGAAAGACAGCACGCCACTGATTATTGGAAATATTAGAGGTGGTGCTATACTTGAAACAGTTTACCAAATTAGACTTTCAAATTAATTTCTTCTGCATAGAGAGCCACAATATTGACTTCTTGCATGTCAGCCAAAAAACTATTGAGGCTTgactggcatttaaaaaaatttatttccAGACTaattttaacttatttttttagAGTTTTTGATGTGTGCCTGAGACCAATGAGTCTTGCGCTCCAAGTACTGAATTCACTGTTAACTGCAAAATATGCAGGTCTGCATGGAAAGTGTGTTAGCCAGAAAGTATGCTATGCACTCTTAGCAAGACTTTTACTCCATGTTCCTGTTTAAACCACCAGCAatctttttaatcagttatttaTCCTCCAAGGTACATATAACTTTTACAGACGGTAGAAATGATTCTTCTATTATGAGCTTCAAGGAAAGTGTACATCTCAAAAATTCCCTTGAAGGATTAAATGCTGTTTTTCCATCAAATCATGGTTTTGGACCATATTAAACTGGTTTGAGATGCGGAGACTGTGCAGGCATGTGACTGATGCTGTTTTGTTTAATGATTCTTTTGAGTCAGAGgcacaaacacatttcatgtttttttttcttttcccccaaATATTACATGTAGTCTGTCCCAGGTTTCTATCAGCACATATTGTTCCTGTGTGAAATGCTTATTTTCTGCCATTAGGTGGCACCACCTGACATGAAACTTGCCGTGGACATGTTGGGGCTAAAAGACAAACATTGCAGGGACTGAGAACATTTGTGTTTGGGGTGGGGGTTATAGGGGGTGTGTAAttccaattttaaaaaatggaaagaacTTAAAGAATTGTTTCTGTAAAGAAATGCAAATTTTCCCTAAattgcatttgtaaaaaaaaaaaaaagatcctctAAGAAACTGTTTTCTAGAAAGCTCCTTCTGAAATGGCCTCATGCTGTTTTGAAGTGAGTGCACAAATATAGTTGTAACATAAGTATGTATTAGCATTTCCTTATTTAATAAGACAAATGTGACAGTTAATCTGTTAAAAGTATGTATACcctgaaaagaaaatataatctTCATACATACAGTATGACCATAAGaacttttttcattaaaaaaaattaaatttctcTCATTTCGCCACcttcctaaaataatggccatttttgacaaaaatgattttaaggACGACACCAtaaccttcctcctccacaagaccctttcccACGTGGACCGTGGTAGGTGGAGCTATGTGAGAGTGCATGTAGACTACAGCTCAGCATTTACCACCATAGTCCCttcaggctggtctctaagctgttAGACCTGGGCCTAGACCCCTCCCTGTGGAGGTGGGTCTACAGCTTCCTGACCCTCACCACCAgatccccccagggctgtgtgctcagccctctgctgcacTCGCTGTACACTcacgaggccacgtcagagccTCCCACAACAAGAAGACAGCGTACAGGAGGGAAGTCTCCTACCTGGAGGACTGGTgtcaggagaaccacctcctgctgaaTGTCAGCAACACAAaggaactgatttttttttttaagtgttgaaCATAACATTAAGAATACTACAGACACAAAGGCTGGAGCTTACGAGTTCAATAATTTCAGTCACATTAACAGTTGTGCACATTTTAGGTAACTACATTCGAGAATCCCCACTTGAGGCCATTTAAAATGACCCCTTAGACTAGGCGTACCCCTAAACATGGTTGTATGTTAAATATGCAAAATACTGAGTCAACTTTTTTAaagccttatttatttatttttttatattattggtCAGTCATGACAAAAAGGTGCAACAGAGGAAAAGGGAGGCTTGGTACGTATCATGTATCCTGGCGTGGCTCAAACCCAGGCAAAGAAGTTTGGCAAACAGGACACTCACTTTACCAGTTGAGCTACAAGGACACACCATGAGGTGTCCCATCCGGTATCATTTCTTCAACAATCAAACTGCACAAAGTATAATAATCTTCCTTCACTACAACTTTTGCAAGATTCAGTAAGTGTCTAaaagtatgtaaaaaaaaaaaggataaaacgCTTATAAAGGCAAATGTGAAAGCAACTTGAGTCACTGCAGCAAAAGAAGGACCAAGTAAGCAAGGCCAGTAGGACTGTAGAGGTGAGTCTTTATTGAACAAACTCCTTTAACTTCCCCAAACTACAGAGGGGTTTCCATTCCTATGGTCACTACGTGCACGAGCGATTATGTTGGTGCTAgagaaaatccatccatccatccatccgcccGCCTGCCCGCCCATCAGAAATGATGTAATCTACATTGATCAACATTTGAAGGATTTTGTGTAAGGGGTACACCGTGCCACTAGAGCAGTGTTTTACAAAATAACCAAAGTATATCAtcataaaacctttattttgcaAAAAACGTGATGATCATAATTAGAGAACAGCAATGACTGTAACACAGTAAGATTACAACTACATTTTCTGAAGGTTACAACAGTCAGTCATCAGTAGGAATTGTACAGGCCTTTGCTTTGAATGAATTCAGCACATCTGTGGCCACAGGACATCAGTAGTATCTCACACTGCTCTGTGGCTTTGTGGGTTTCTTGGCCATAACTTTGTCACCAAGGATTTTACAGAGGTTTTCTATTGTGTTTAGATCAGGACTCTGGACTGGCCATTTCATTGCTTcaattttttcagtttcaaggCACTGCTTTTCCCCGTTTTGCTGTGTGACAGGTGGCATTGTCCTGCATGAAAATTGCTGGCTGATTGAGTGATGAACGCAAGGAAGGAACCACGTGTTGTTGAAGAAGGTTCTGATACACACTCTGCCGTGTAGCTGCATGAGAGGTCCAACTCCTGCTGCCGAAAACATTCCCCAAACCGTGACACTTCCTCCACCTTTCACTGACTTCTTTACACACTTTGGATTCAATCTTTCTCCAGTTTGTCAACGAACATAATGTTTCCCATCAGACCCAAATAAATTAAACTTGCTTTCATCACTAAAATAAACTCTGGACCACTTCTCTTCTGTCCACACAACATGCTCCTCAGCAAAGGTGAGCCTAGCATTTTGATTCTTTCTGCTAAAGAGAGGTTTGGTCACTGCAGAGTGGACTTTCAGTCCAAATGCTCTTAAACGTCGAGACACTGTATGACGAGACAGATCCTTATCCTGTTCAGTGCTGAACTGGCGAGCAATTTCAGCTGCAGTGTTGAACCGATTACCCATGGAGATTCTCCACATTACCCTGTCCTCTTTTGCATTAGTCTTTCATTGGCGACCAGCCTTCTTGGGGGACTTGAATGAGTTTGTGATGTTGTAAAGATGCACTATTCTAGAAATCACAGACTTGGAATGACCAACTTCTCTTGCTATGGCCGATAGGGTCAGCCCTTTGGCCTTCATCTGGACAACCTGCTGCCGGAGGGTTTCAGTCACTTTGGAACGGCTCACCATTTTTGCAAAGTCAGTGAAAACTGGAAAGTTGGGCTGCCAGTTAAATTGGGTTTTGTCAGATAATTAAGGAAAATGGCACCAGGTGCCAGATTAACACCGATAACTTGCAGGTATCTGAAAGTGCTCTCTAATTTTGATCAGTGTTCTTTTTCAATTATATCATTTAAGTTTTTTATGCTTAGCTTTAGAATATATACAATTTATGAAATGAGCTTAAAATACTGCTATTTTACTCCTGCTAGGATGATTTCACATAGGACTACACAATGACCTTTACATTTAGGAAATTGTGTGTTGTTCTCTAATTTTGATGTCCAGTGTAGTTTACTCTATGacacatttgaaaaaaagatTGCGGCTCTCATATTGTCAGAAGTGTTTAAAGTCCCCCAACACCTGCGAATCGTGATGAATCTAGTCTAGGTGCAATCAAACCACCTGTTTCCAGTCAATCAGATAGAAAGCAagagctctgattggctgtcaaaAGAAGATTAACACTGGCACCCTCTGGCCACTGCAGACTTGTTGTTTTGCTGGGTCACAAGATAGCAGAGGCTTTTCTGCTTGCATTTGGTAACATCACTATTTGAAGCTATGACACTTTTATGGTATTTGttacatgatttttttattgtgcCCCATATAATGACTGTTCATCTGAAGTGACACAAGGTTTCTTAAACCTGTATTCTTTTTTAGTGTGGTGCTGCCATGGCTGCTCTTTGTTGGGGAGCTTCaagcaaatgaaaaatgtaagaCCACAGCATAATAATTCAAAAGCTACACTTTAAGTACAGGATGACAAAAGAAATCTCACTTGCAATGTCAACCTGAAATTGTCTGTTTTCAGCTTCTTATCCTGGCTTTGAAAATACTGATGCTGTCAAACCCCAGCAGACCTCAGGTTACCAGTCCCACcttcagctccagcttcccgACTATCGGCCCTGGTCGCATTACCAGCTTCCCGGCTACCGGCCCTGGTCACATTTTCAGGTTCCCGGCTACCGGCCCTGGTCACGTTTTCAGGTTCCCAGCTACCGGCCCTGGTCACATTTTCAGGTTCCCGGCTACCGGCCCTGGTCACGTCATCGGGTTCCCAACTACGAGTCTTGGTCAGTGTCCCTGGTTCCAGGATATCAAGTCTGGCCCAAATCCCGAGTTCCTAGCCACCAACACCAGGTGGAGTTCCAGGGCCAGGGCTCCCAGAGCAGTATTCAGGCCCAAGACCTGGACCAGAACAGGACTTGGCCTCAGACTCAAGGACAGGGTTCCCAGCAAAGGCCTGAGGTGCAGGGCCAGGGCTCCCGGCACAGGCTTCAGACTTGGGGACAGGGGCAGGGCTCCCGGCGCAGGCTTCAGACTTGGGGGCAGGGCCAGGGCTTGCGGCGCAGGCTTCAGACTTGGGGGCAGGGCCAGGGCTCCCAACATAGGTTTCAGACACGGACCAAGAGGCAGGGCTCCCAGCACACGTTTCAGATTCAGACTCAGAGGCAGGGCTCCCAGGACATTCTTCAGACTCAGCCCCAAAGCAGAACTTGGCCTTATCCTCATCCCAGGGGCAGGGTTTTTGCCATAGACCATCATCAAGATTGGCTAGAGGCTTAACTAGAACAGAGCAGGATGCTCGGGGTAAGAATAGTATTTACTTCTTAATCTACTGTTGTACTTAAAATGTGAGGTTAACACCACTAATTCTTTCTTATTTCAGGCCTAATATATCAGAAGATGCATCTTTAACTAAGTGGATCCAGTTATACTGATCTCTGTAAATTAAATTTCTGGTTGTTGATGGTTGAATTGAGTCTGTATAATACGcttataataaaaatgaatggcaCTGAATTCGGCTtatggatttattttatttttttgctgttggccCTCTAGATCACTCTGTGCCAGCCATTCTAGGAAGTTGCCAAACTTTGAGTAGTACTGTTTGCTGGTCTCCTAATGGGCCTTTCACCACATGAAATATCTGCCATTGATAAAACTGTCACATCTTttagtagttttaaattctataGTGTATTCTTTGTAATGCGTTTAACACATCCACTCTGGGtattatgacttttttttttttctgccactaGATGACTCCACTtgacaaaaaaggaaataaaaatccatcctgCAGCTGAGCAGTGAAATGTTTAAGGTgataaggtttaaaaaaaaaagtttttgcagCAAGTATGTTTGAACCTGTCCAAAGACACTTGTCAGGTGAACTGgtgacacacacatccacacacccACATTTGcccatatatatctatatacagatatatattatttatataaatatataagtaataaatatataaaatatattgcatgcatgcacacacacacaaaaatgtgttgCACTGGAGCTCCCAGGAATGGAACAACCAGGCAGGATGGAGCAGTTCAGCAGTCTAAGGGCATGTGGAAAAAAgtagtttttaaatctttgttctGCTTTGAAGACTGGGGAGCCTTCTTCCAGACCAGCAGGAAGAACAGCCCATGTTGGGGGTATGAGGGGTCTCTGTATATGTTCTGAGCTTTGGTCATGCAGCAGCTTTTACCAATGTCCTATATTGGGAGGAGGGGAGTCCCAAAgattttctctgctgtcctcaCCACTCTTTGCAGGCACCTGCCCAGACAgagatgcagctgctcagtagGCTCTCTAGCGCCCCTGTAGACGGTGGTGAGGATCAGAGGAGGGAGGCGTGCTCCTCTCAATCGCTGCAGGAAGTGCATGCGCTGCTGAGCTCTTTTGACCAGAGCTTCAGTGTGGATGGACCATGTCAAGGAGTCTGTTATCTGTACCCCCAGGAACTTGGTGGTGTTGACTCTTTTGACTGCAGTGTGATTGATGAGGAGTGGCGCCTGGCTTGGCTGGCTCCTCCTGAAGTTGATGGCGATGTCCTTGGTTTTATTGACATTCAGGGCCAGGTTGTTGGTTTGACACCAGTTGACCAGGTGGTTCCACTCCTCTCTGGAGTCCATGATTCTGTTAAAACAAATGTAATGACAGCAACAAAAGAAGGTGGGAAATAAAAGCAAGACACTGATGAGTAGAGCTCATAATGCTGATTAAATATAATGCTAAATGCAGCGAGTCTGGGCTTAAATGTTGGTGAGAGAC is a window from the Archocentrus centrarchus isolate MPI-CPG fArcCen1 unplaced genomic scaffold, fArcCen1 scaffold_26_ctg1, whole genome shotgun sequence genome containing:
- the LOC115775890 gene encoding activating signal cointegrator 1 complex subunit 2 homolog, which produces MRFILCVALLWVLFVGELQASMKSSYPVLGTHDGRKPDQVSGDQLHPQLPHLFHWLHPVLQAQVQPLAQAKTQSQSEPQSSLAPSSQPQSRSYLPQPLPQARGYQPQVQPLPQPLLQPGSYQDQTQVQPQTRSYHTQAKAQPRTHTSWAQPRSQTPRYQVQPPLRSYQAQAHPYAYTQTQLRSFQGNSPTQPQPQPRSYKAQAHPQTQPQPRGFQSHPQTQPQPRGFQSHPQTQPQPRGFQSHPQTQPQPRGFQSHPQTQIQPQPRSYKAQL
- the LOC115776092 gene encoding uncharacterized protein LOC115776092 isoform X2, with the protein product MTLLCVVLPWLLFVGELQANEKSSYPGFENTDAVKPQQTSGYQSHLQLQLPDYRPWSHYQLPGYRPWSHFQVPGYRPWSRFQVPSYRPWSHFQVPGYRPWSRHRVPNYESWSVSLVPGYQVWPKSRVPSHQHQVEFQGQGSQSSIQAQDLDQNRTWPQTQGQGSQHTFQIQTQRQGSQDILQTQPQSRTWPYPHPRGRVFAIDHHQDWLEA
- the LOC115776092 gene encoding uncharacterized protein LOC115776092 isoform X1 is translated as MTLLCVVLPWLLFVGELQANEKSSYPGFENTDAVKPQQTSGYQSHLQLQLPDYRPWSHYQLPGYRPWSHFQVPGYRPWSRFQVPSYRPWSHFQVPGYRPWSRHRVPNYESWSVSLVPGYQVWPKSRVPSHQHQVEFQGQGSQSSIQAQDLDQNRTWPQTQGQGSQQRPEVQGQGSRHRLQTWGQGQGSRRRLQTWGQGQGLRRRLQTWGQGQGSQHRFQTRTKRQGSQHTFQIQTQRQGSQDILQTQPQSRTWPYPHPRGRVFAIDHHQDWLEA